The Crocosphaera subtropica ATCC 51142 genome includes a window with the following:
- a CDS encoding AI-2E family transporter yields MKFSQWIGFIILICCIYILWNIKQLLLLFFTAVIIANFINHGVQALQRFGIKRGYAVILSIVLLLTIVSGFFWLIVPPFAQQLPQLFKLVPQGIDQLIITIKDFISRLDPELIDALPSSQKIIEQLQPILERIAGQGLSVFYTTLGIPLTSLLLLALTLMLLVNPNAYRQGFIRFFPSFYRQKVDHILKECDRSLQGGLTIILFQMVMISLLSFIGLSLLKMPLTLAQSMLAGILTFIPNIGPVLSFIPPVAIALLESQWKSFAVFILYVIFYIIIQIAKNKLLNPLVIENRKSLLPAFTLLSQVFFAGLFGVLGFFLALPLALVSQVWLHEVLVKDILDRWKNKSSLEQRKPEIES; encoded by the coding sequence ATGAAGTTTTCTCAGTGGATTGGTTTTATTATTTTAATATGTTGTATTTACATTCTTTGGAATATTAAACAATTATTACTTTTATTCTTTACTGCTGTAATTATTGCTAATTTTATCAATCATGGGGTTCAAGCTTTACAAAGATTTGGTATAAAACGAGGCTATGCAGTTATATTATCTATAGTATTATTGTTAACAATAGTCTCAGGATTTTTTTGGCTGATTGTTCCTCCATTTGCTCAACAATTACCACAACTATTCAAGCTAGTTCCCCAAGGAATTGATCAGTTAATTATAACCATTAAAGACTTTATTTCTCGTCTTGATCCAGAATTAATTGATGCGTTACCCAGTAGCCAAAAGATCATCGAACAATTACAACCTATATTAGAAAGAATAGCTGGTCAAGGCTTATCCGTATTTTATACAACGTTAGGTATTCCCTTAACCTCATTACTATTATTAGCTTTGACATTAATGTTATTAGTCAATCCAAATGCTTATCGTCAAGGCTTTATTCGTTTTTTTCCCTCATTTTATCGACAAAAAGTAGATCATATATTAAAAGAATGCGATCGCTCATTACAAGGAGGGTTAACCATCATTTTATTTCAAATGGTGATGATCTCCTTGCTAAGTTTTATTGGTTTATCCCTTTTAAAAATGCCCTTGACGTTAGCACAATCTATGTTGGCCGGAATTTTAACGTTTATTCCCAATATTGGGCCTGTTTTAAGCTTTATTCCCCCTGTGGCCATCGCTTTATTAGAAAGTCAATGGAAATCGTTTGCCGTCTTCATTCTTTATGTTATCTTTTACATCATTATTCAAATTGCAAAAAATAAATTACTCAACCCCTTAGTTATAGAAAATAGAAAATCCTTATTACCTGCATTCACCCTACTTTCTCAAGTCTTTTTTGCTGGTTTATTTGGTGTTTTAGGCTTCTTTTTAGCCTTGCCCCTAGCCCTAGTGAGTCAAGTATGGTTACATGAAGTATTAGTCAAAGATATTTTAGATCGATGGAAAAATAAGTCCTCTCTAGAACAACGAAAACCAGAAATTGAATCTTAA
- a CDS encoding homocysteine biosynthesis protein, with amino-acid sequence MRTLAEINEKIIDKKAVVWTVEELKKRVQDIGVDQAFKTVDVICTGTFEPMESSGAIFNLGHTDPPIKIRQCWLDGVPAYAGFGAVDLYLGATAMVDYKAIGEMNDSENRPGNVNIERGGGHVIEDLIAGKPISLKAIGQVTDCYPRASFETNITRKTINQFYLYNPRNLYQNFIVGVNSSDRFLYTYLGPLQPTLGNAVYSNPGAIAPLFNDPDLELIGIGSRIFLGGGVGYVAWEGTQHFPLQKRLSNRTPIGPAATLALIGDAKTMSPKWVRGCYFNHYGPSLMLGVGIPFPVLDRKVIEHCAVADKDVVAPVIDFSIPRRVRPTFGLVSYAQLKTGRMTIEGKSVRVAPLASIALSRKVAEELKSWIEKGEFTLTDPVAPLPKDRAFMAQDLWGSQMTLE; translated from the coding sequence ATGCGAACCCTGGCAGAAATTAACGAAAAAATTATAGACAAAAAAGCAGTGGTATGGACCGTAGAAGAACTCAAAAAACGGGTTCAAGACATAGGCGTTGACCAAGCATTTAAAACTGTTGATGTTATCTGTACCGGAACCTTTGAACCGATGGAGTCATCCGGGGCTATTTTTAATTTAGGTCATACTGACCCCCCTATCAAAATACGTCAATGCTGGTTAGATGGGGTTCCTGCTTACGCCGGGTTTGGGGCCGTGGATCTTTACCTTGGGGCCACTGCTATGGTAGATTATAAAGCCATCGGTGAGATGAATGACAGCGAGAACCGTCCAGGAAATGTCAATATAGAACGAGGTGGGGGTCATGTCATAGAAGACTTGATCGCAGGAAAACCCATCAGTCTCAAAGCCATTGGTCAAGTTACCGACTGTTATCCTCGGGCTTCCTTTGAAACCAATATCACCCGCAAAACCATCAATCAATTTTATTTATATAACCCTCGTAACCTCTATCAAAACTTTATTGTCGGGGTGAATAGTAGCGATCGCTTTCTTTATACTTATCTCGGTCCCCTACAACCCACATTAGGGAATGCTGTTTATTCTAACCCAGGGGCGATCGCACCGTTATTTAACGATCCTGATCTAGAATTAATTGGCATCGGCAGTCGCATTTTCCTCGGAGGTGGTGTCGGTTACGTTGCTTGGGAAGGAACCCAACATTTTCCCCTCCAGAAACGCTTGTCTAACCGTACTCCCATTGGACCAGCGGCCACGTTAGCATTGATAGGGGATGCTAAAACCATGTCCCCTAAATGGGTGAGAGGGTGTTATTTTAATCATTACGGGCCCTCTTTAATGTTGGGGGTGGGTATTCCCTTTCCGGTATTGGATCGCAAAGTGATCGAACATTGTGCCGTTGCAGATAAGGATGTGGTAGCCCCGGTGATTGATTTTTCCATTCCCCGTCGGGTTCGTCCGACGTTTGGTTTAGTGAGTTATGCTCAATTAAAAACAGGCCGCATGACCATAGAAGGAAAAAGTGTCCGGGTTGCACCTTTAGCGAGTATTGCCTTGTCTCGGAAAGTTGCTGAGGAGTTGAAAAGTTGGATAGAAAAAGGAGAATTTACCTTAACTGATCCGGTTGCACCTTTACCCAAAGATCGGGCGTTTATGGCCCAAGATTTATGGGGATCTCAAATGACGTTAGAGTAA
- a CDS encoding ATP-dependent helicase — MSNSFPENLSITLDKLRNSLRPGQQQLGYWEGGKMAISAVPGAGKSHSLAVAAAIIIARYQLHPRNQLIIVTYTRSAAAGIKAKIKERLKELKIPQTGFMVQTLHGLALNIATRHPDLSQLNLDTSTVIIPTPSHRVIRSSVEKWIARNPRRYQLLLEGAEFDGEETERLRRQSVLRTEVLPKLAHTIIREAKSSGLTPEKVWELSHYSQDHDDILAVGAGLYEQYQLVMRSLDFIDYDDMILGALNVLDNAKIRQIWQQQIFAVFEDEAQDSSPLQERLISALATNETNCNLIRVGDPNQAINSTFTPADPVYFNWFCETCKEDDKLAEMTQAGRSSKIIIEAANFVLQWVNHQWKYEAQKQQEKQLISGTEDDKKEVIPFRLQTIETVSKNDPQPDANPEPIGEGLELYRPDDIYHTVDLIRQRIIELLTKNPDHNVAILVRENRQGRFLAEHLKDLPKKHKIRVYEVGESERFSQIPYEILTLLQFIDRPHSPDYLKNALEILEKRNLISSQDLNALATYPENFLYPSPLISEQKKQVLEARRYCCNLLQAKLELPDYQLIPFLGMTLKYTGAELATVQKLSERISQELIGKFSLKNVLTVLREIINSEQFEPVEEDSEERYTRANQVTIITMHKSKGLDWDYVFIPFLHEDVLPGSPWVPTSAQFLGNFTLAEVSRAQIRAAVHHNYINPNDPLIIPNPEAAWEEAQQLKKAEEYRLLYVAMTRPKRLLWMSAAKQGPFRWSIFKADGNSNLQAKTPCPILPILMNEFPNSVMEYLF; from the coding sequence ATGTCAAATTCTTTTCCTGAAAACCTCTCCATAACATTAGACAAACTCCGAAATAGTTTACGTCCCGGACAACAACAATTAGGGTATTGGGAAGGGGGAAAAATGGCCATTTCTGCAGTACCAGGTGCCGGTAAATCCCATAGTCTGGCCGTAGCTGCTGCTATCATAATCGCCCGTTATCAACTTCATCCGAGAAACCAGTTAATTATTGTTACTTATACTCGCTCTGCTGCTGCTGGAATTAAAGCCAAAATTAAAGAACGTCTCAAAGAATTAAAGATACCTCAAACGGGGTTTATGGTGCAAACGTTACACGGTTTAGCCCTCAATATTGCCACTCGTCACCCTGACTTATCTCAACTCAATTTAGACACATCAACGGTGATTATTCCTACCCCTAGTCATCGGGTTATTCGTAGTTCCGTAGAAAAGTGGATTGCTCGCAATCCTCGCCGTTATCAACTATTATTAGAAGGGGCTGAGTTTGATGGAGAAGAAACGGAAAGATTACGCCGTCAATCGGTGTTAAGAACGGAAGTTTTACCGAAGCTTGCCCATACCATTATACGAGAAGCCAAAAGTTCAGGATTAACCCCAGAAAAAGTCTGGGAATTAAGTCATTATTCTCAGGATCATGATGATATTTTAGCCGTTGGAGCAGGGTTATATGAACAGTATCAACTTGTGATGCGATCGCTAGATTTTATTGATTACGACGACATGATTTTAGGAGCCTTAAATGTCTTAGACAATGCAAAAATTAGACAAATTTGGCAACAACAAATCTTTGCGGTATTTGAAGACGAAGCACAGGATTCTAGTCCCTTACAAGAGCGACTTATTTCTGCTTTAGCGACCAATGAAACCAACTGTAATTTAATTCGTGTAGGTGATCCCAATCAAGCCATCAACTCTACTTTTACCCCGGCTGATCCTGTTTATTTTAATTGGTTTTGTGAGACGTGCAAAGAAGATGATAAATTAGCAGAAATGACCCAAGCTGGACGCAGTAGTAAGATAATTATAGAAGCAGCTAACTTTGTTTTGCAATGGGTTAATCATCAATGGAAATATGAAGCTCAAAAACAACAAGAAAAACAATTAATTTCTGGTACTGAAGACGATAAAAAAGAAGTCATTCCCTTTCGCTTACAAACGATAGAAACCGTGAGTAAAAATGACCCTCAACCTGATGCCAATCCCGAACCCATTGGGGAAGGATTAGAACTCTATCGTCCTGATGATATTTATCATACAGTTGACTTAATTCGTCAAAGAATTATTGAATTATTAACCAAAAATCCTGACCATAATGTAGCTATTTTAGTTAGAGAAAATCGTCAAGGTCGTTTCTTAGCAGAACATCTCAAAGACTTACCCAAAAAACACAAAATCAGAGTCTATGAAGTGGGAGAGTCCGAAAGATTTTCTCAGATTCCTTATGAAATTTTAACCCTCTTACAATTCATAGATAGACCTCATTCTCCAGACTATTTAAAAAATGCCTTAGAAATATTAGAAAAGCGCAATTTAATTTCTTCCCAAGACCTCAATGCTTTAGCTACCTATCCCGAAAATTTTCTTTATCCCAGTCCTCTTATTTCTGAACAAAAAAAACAAGTATTAGAAGCGCGTCGTTATTGTTGTAATCTGCTACAAGCCAAGTTAGAATTGCCTGATTATCAACTCATTCCCTTCTTAGGAATGACCTTAAAATATACCGGGGCAGAACTTGCAACCGTACAGAAACTATCAGAAAGAATTAGTCAAGAATTAATCGGTAAATTTTCCTTAAAAAATGTCTTAACCGTTCTCAGAGAAATCATTAATTCAGAACAGTTTGAACCCGTCGAAGAAGATAGCGAAGAACGTTATACTAGAGCCAACCAGGTGACCATTATTACCATGCACAAATCAAAAGGATTAGACTGGGATTATGTCTTTATTCCTTTCCTTCATGAAGACGTTTTACCCGGTAGTCCGTGGGTTCCCACCTCTGCCCAATTTTTAGGTAACTTTACCTTAGCAGAAGTGTCTCGCGCCCAAATTCGTGCTGCCGTTCACCACAACTATATTAACCCAAATGATCCCTTAATCATTCCTAACCCAGAAGCTGCCTGGGAAGAAGCACAACAGCTTAAAAAAGCAGAAGAATATCGTTTATTATATGTTGCTATGACTCGGCCAAAACGTCTTTTATGGATGTCTGCCGCTAAACAAGGGCCCTTTCGTTGGAGTATTTTTAAAGCAGATGGAAACAGTAATTTACAAGCAAAAACCCCTTGTCCTATTTTGCCTATTTTGATGAATGAATTTCCTAATTCTGTGATGGAGTATTTGTTTTAA
- a CDS encoding ABC transporter substrate-binding protein: MTQKNETPILILSLIITAAIVGGGYWYFIERKDGNLITNNSGDQGQITNNQSSMSTGGELLIASDSTPQKKAGITAFEKGNYSEAIAQFQTSLQLQPNDPETLIYLNNAKAATNNPLKIAVVVPIGGNLNIAKEMLRGVAQVQEKVNERGGTNGQLLQVAIVNDNNNPEIAANVAQKLVQDQSILAVVGHNSSDATLSAGPVYQKGGLVMISPTSDAKKISTLGDYIFRTVPSIRFQGDQLSRYLINTTNKSNVAICFDSSAEYSISLKEEFTSAIFADGGKIIEISCDLANKSLNPLDTVSQAIDQGADSLLLIPTVNNIGAAIDVAQANQNRLLLLGSSALYTFETLKDGQKSVEGMVLAVPWHPEAVEGNSFVTQARQLWGGDVNWRTAAAYDATMAIVEALKQGNSDRQSIQNALSNSNFSVEGAAEAVKFLPSGDRNGGSILITIVPGSKSRTGFDFVPLK; this comes from the coding sequence ATGACCCAAAAAAATGAAACCCCTATTCTCATCTTATCGTTAATCATAACTGCTGCCATTGTCGGCGGAGGGTATTGGTATTTTATAGAAAGAAAAGACGGTAATCTAATCACTAATAATAGTGGAGATCAAGGACAAATAACTAATAATCAATCTAGTATGAGTACAGGGGGTGAGTTATTAATTGCTTCTGATAGTACCCCACAAAAAAAAGCAGGAATTACTGCCTTTGAAAAAGGCAATTATTCAGAAGCGATCGCTCAATTTCAAACTTCTCTACAACTACAACCCAATGATCCTGAAACTCTCATCTATTTAAACAATGCAAAAGCAGCAACAAATAACCCCTTAAAAATTGCTGTCGTAGTTCCCATTGGGGGTAATTTAAACATTGCCAAAGAAATGTTAAGAGGGGTGGCCCAAGTACAAGAAAAAGTCAATGAAAGGGGTGGAACTAACGGACAATTACTACAAGTTGCCATTGTTAATGATAATAATAATCCTGAAATAGCTGCAAACGTTGCTCAAAAATTAGTACAAGATCAAAGTATTTTAGCTGTGGTTGGTCATAATTCCAGTGATGCCACCTTATCTGCCGGTCCTGTGTATCAAAAGGGTGGGTTAGTGATGATTTCACCCACCAGTGATGCGAAGAAAATATCCACATTAGGGGATTATATTTTTCGTACCGTTCCGAGTATTCGTTTTCAAGGCGATCAACTATCTCGTTACCTTATTAACACAACAAATAAATCCAATGTTGCTATCTGTTTCGACTCCAGTGCAGAATATAGTATTTCCTTAAAAGAAGAATTCACCTCAGCTATTTTTGCTGATGGCGGTAAAATAATAGAAATTAGTTGTGACTTAGCGAATAAAAGTTTAAATCCTTTAGATACAGTTTCCCAAGCTATCGATCAAGGAGCGGATAGTTTATTATTAATTCCAACAGTGAATAATATTGGTGCTGCCATTGATGTTGCCCAAGCCAATCAAAATCGTTTATTATTGTTAGGAAGTTCTGCCCTTTATACCTTTGAAACCCTCAAAGACGGACAAAAGAGCGTAGAGGGGATGGTGTTAGCGGTTCCTTGGCATCCTGAAGCAGTAGAAGGCAATAGTTTTGTTACCCAAGCCAGACAACTATGGGGAGGGGATGTGAACTGGCGGACGGCCGCTGCTTATGATGCAACGATGGCTATTGTTGAGGCGTTAAAACAGGGAAACAGCGATCGCCAAAGTATTCAAAATGCCTTATCTAATTCTAATTTTTCCGTTGAAGGGGCTGCAGAAGCCGTGAAATTTTTACCCTCCGGCGATCGCAATGGAGGTTCTATTTTAATAACCATTGTTCCTGGGTCAAAAAGCCGTACAGGATTCGATTTTGTGCCTCTCAAATAA
- the murQ gene encoding N-acetylmuramic acid 6-phosphate etherase, whose product MENIQERGHLLTEQINPNSQNLDQLSTVELVDLFNTEDAQTLKAIAQARIELAQAIDVTSKALGKGGRLFYVGAGTSGRLGVLDAAECPPTFCTDPDMVQGIIAGGAAALVRSSENLEDRPQDGAEAIAGRKVTEKDVVVGISAGGTTPYVHGALNAAKQRGATTIAMACVPAEQVPIVVDIDIRLLTGPEVLAGSTRLKAGTVTKMALNILSTGVMVKLGKVYGNRMIDVSVTNTKLYDRALRILEELTELSRQEAAELLDRSGKRVKLALLMHWAELDAEVGQLLLDNHHGNLRAALQAGQNS is encoded by the coding sequence ATGGAAAATATACAAGAACGAGGTCATCTGTTAACCGAACAGATCAATCCTAATAGTCAAAATTTAGATCAACTCAGTACCGTTGAATTAGTTGATCTCTTTAACACTGAAGATGCCCAAACCCTGAAAGCGATCGCCCAAGCAAGAATAGAATTAGCCCAGGCCATCGATGTCACCAGTAAAGCCCTAGGGAAAGGGGGTCGTTTATTTTACGTTGGAGCCGGCACCAGTGGGCGTTTAGGGGTCTTAGACGCAGCCGAATGTCCCCCTACCTTTTGTACTGATCCAGACATGGTACAGGGCATTATTGCCGGGGGTGCGGCCGCATTGGTAAGGAGTTCGGAAAATTTAGAAGATCGTCCCCAAGACGGGGCAGAAGCGATCGCCGGGCGAAAAGTGACAGAAAAGGATGTGGTTGTCGGTATCAGCGCAGGGGGAACCACGCCTTATGTTCACGGGGCCTTAAATGCAGCTAAACAAAGGGGGGCAACCACTATCGCTATGGCTTGCGTTCCGGCTGAACAAGTTCCTATCGTCGTTGATATTGATATTCGTCTCTTAACCGGTCCTGAAGTCTTAGCTGGTTCAACTCGTCTTAAAGCAGGAACCGTCACGAAAATGGCCTTAAATATCCTCTCCACGGGGGTAATGGTCAAACTGGGGAAAGTGTATGGCAACCGCATGATCGATGTTTCCGTCACTAATACGAAGCTTTATGACCGTGCTTTGCGTATTTTAGAAGAATTAACAGAGTTAAGCCGTCAAGAGGCTGCTGAGTTACTTGATCGCAGTGGTAAACGGGTTAAACTAGCTTTGTTGATGCACTGGGCCGAACTTGATGCCGAAGTCGGGCAGTTATTACTTGATAACCATCATGGCAATTTACGAGCAGCCCTGCAAGCCGGTCAAAATTCGTAG
- a CDS encoding amino acid ABC transporter permease, whose translation MSNVNEGKIPFWRDSRIIKVIIQLLTISIIILVFILLGNNLSQNFRQLGLTFGFGFIFDPDLNSRFNIGDSPIPYQPTDPYYRAILVGLLNSLRVMITGIILAFLLGVIIGLGRLSDNWLVQKIATIYVETIRNTPLLLQLFFWYFAVFLKFPKIDAPLVLFNSIFLSNQGVYLPFLLRNLQTFLAILILLLGGITAFLIWRKKTKVIIQQGTTGKVYNIGLITILILSFLIVFFGLDWQFPNYDSQVQRIQNGLNLSPEFATLLTGLTIYTAAFIAEVVRSGIQSVSKGQWEAAKALGLNSGLAMRLVIFPQALRVMIPPLTSEFLNLAKNSSLAVAIGYNDIYAVSNTISNQTGKSIEMLLIVMVTYLIFNLIISSGMNRLNRFVQLKEK comes from the coding sequence ATGTCTAATGTAAATGAGGGTAAAATACCCTTTTGGCGTGATTCACGAATCATAAAAGTAATTATACAGCTTTTAACAATCAGTATTATTATCTTAGTTTTCATTTTATTGGGTAATAATCTCAGTCAAAATTTTAGACAATTAGGATTAACCTTTGGTTTCGGTTTTATTTTTGATCCTGACTTAAATTCCCGTTTTAATATCGGAGATAGTCCGATTCCTTATCAGCCGACTGATCCCTATTATAGAGCCATTTTAGTGGGTTTATTGAACTCATTACGAGTCATGATCACAGGCATTATTTTAGCATTTTTATTAGGGGTAATAATTGGACTGGGAAGATTATCAGATAACTGGTTAGTGCAGAAAATTGCTACAATTTATGTGGAAACCATACGCAATACTCCTTTACTATTACAGCTATTTTTTTGGTATTTTGCCGTTTTTCTAAAATTTCCTAAAATTGATGCTCCTTTAGTTTTATTTAATTCTATTTTTCTTTCTAATCAAGGTGTCTATCTTCCCTTTCTTTTGAGAAATTTACAAACTTTTTTAGCCATTTTGATTTTATTATTAGGAGGAATAACTGCTTTTTTAATTTGGCGCAAAAAAACTAAAGTTATTATTCAACAAGGAACAACAGGCAAGGTTTACAATATTGGTTTAATTACTATTTTAATTCTATCATTTTTAATTGTTTTCTTCGGTTTAGATTGGCAATTTCCTAACTATGACTCACAAGTACAACGGATTCAAAATGGCTTGAATCTTTCCCCTGAATTTGCTACTTTATTAACAGGATTAACGATTTACACAGCAGCTTTCATTGCTGAAGTGGTTAGGTCGGGTATTCAGTCCGTTTCTAAAGGACAATGGGAAGCAGCTAAAGCATTAGGATTAAACTCAGGTTTAGCGATGCGTTTAGTCATTTTCCCCCAAGCATTAAGAGTGATGATCCCCCCTTTAACCAGTGAATTTTTAAACTTAGCAAAGAATTCTAGTTTAGCGGTTGCCATTGGGTATAATGACATTTATGCTGTATCTAATACCATTTCTAATCAAACGGGAAAATCCATTGAAATGTTATTAATTGTTATGGTAACGTATTTAATTTTTAATCTCATTATTTCCTCTGGAATGAACAGGTTAAACCGTTTTGTACAACTTAAAGAAAAATAA
- a CDS encoding site-2 protease family protein, protein MLNTSETTTILVIILVALGLLAWGYNRAKGYGKLGTLAWLQSVSLMAPWLIFFGLFALGIYLNIVGILFLLITSVILYIYLGKRLRAEGQDVMLREKAAQRIQQEEEKKAEKDKDNSSTDTEPKNVGDVIPIPDEDLQLIKGIFGIDTFFATETISYQEGAIFRGNLRGDPDESYQKMSEKLKNNFGEKYRLFLVEGTEGKPVVIILPSTDDPQPTTLLQKNLALVLFVATVVTTLEAASILLGFDLFNNWNRYQEAVPISLALWSVLISHEIGHRIVAKRYNIRMSVPFFLPTWQIGSFGAITRFESLIPTRNALFDTALAGPACGGILSFILLIVGLTLSHDGSLFQVPTQFFQGSILVGSLAKVIIGDQLQNSIVDVHPLTVVGWLGLVITALNLMPAGQLDGGRIIQAIYGRKTARRTTIITLVILGIVTIFSPANPIPLYWAVIILFLQRDLERPSLNELTEPDDTRAGWGLLALFLMLATLIPLSPGLAGRLGIGG, encoded by the coding sequence ATGTTAAATACATCGGAAACTACCACCATTTTAGTCATTATTCTTGTCGCATTGGGATTGTTAGCTTGGGGTTATAATCGAGCGAAAGGTTACGGAAAATTAGGGACATTAGCCTGGTTACAATCTGTAAGTTTAATGGCTCCTTGGTTAATCTTTTTTGGTTTATTTGCTTTAGGCATTTATCTGAATATTGTCGGTATTCTCTTTTTATTAATCACTTCGGTTATCCTCTATATTTACTTAGGAAAACGGCTTAGGGCAGAGGGACAAGATGTGATGTTGCGAGAAAAAGCAGCCCAACGCATTCAACAAGAAGAAGAGAAAAAAGCTGAAAAAGATAAGGATAATTCATCAACGGATACAGAACCCAAAAATGTGGGCGATGTCATTCCTATTCCTGACGAAGATTTACAACTAATTAAAGGCATTTTTGGCATTGATACCTTCTTCGCTACGGAAACCATTTCTTATCAAGAAGGAGCGATTTTTAGGGGTAATTTACGGGGAGATCCCGACGAATCTTATCAAAAAATGTCAGAAAAACTCAAGAACAACTTTGGAGAAAAATATCGTCTCTTTTTAGTAGAAGGAACTGAGGGCAAGCCGGTGGTTATTATTCTGCCGAGTACGGACGATCCTCAACCGACCACCCTATTACAAAAAAATCTTGCTTTGGTGCTTTTTGTGGCAACAGTGGTAACAACTTTAGAAGCAGCGAGTATTTTATTAGGCTTTGATTTATTTAATAATTGGAATCGTTATCAAGAAGCTGTGCCGATTAGTTTAGCTCTTTGGAGTGTTTTGATTTCCCATGAAATCGGACACCGAATTGTAGCAAAACGGTACAATATTCGCATGAGTGTGCCATTTTTCTTACCCACTTGGCAAATCGGTTCTTTTGGTGCAATTACTCGGTTTGAATCTTTGATTCCCACCCGTAATGCTTTGTTTGATACCGCTTTAGCCGGTCCTGCTTGTGGGGGTATTCTTTCGTTTATTCTGTTAATTGTTGGTTTAACTTTATCCCATGATGGTAGTCTATTTCAAGTACCTACTCAATTTTTTCAAGGCTCAATTTTGGTCGGAAGTTTAGCGAAAGTTATTATCGGAGATCAGTTACAAAATTCCATTGTTGATGTTCATCCTTTAACCGTTGTGGGGTGGTTAGGATTAGTGATTACCGCTTTAAATTTAATGCCTGCAGGACAATTAGATGGAGGTAGAATTATTCAAGCCATTTATGGTAGAAAAACCGCAAGAAGAACGACTATTATTACCTTAGTTATTTTAGGAATTGTTACCATCTTTAGTCCAGCTAACCCTATCCCTTTATACTGGGCTGTGATCATTTTATTCTTACAAAGAGACTTAGAAAGACCCAGTCTGAATGAGTTAACTGAACCGGATGACACTCGTGCTGGATGGGGTCTATTAGCGTTGTTTTTAATGTTAGCAACGTTAATTCCTTTAAGTCCAGGTTTAGCAGGAAGATTAGGAATTGGTGGGTAA
- a CDS encoding amino acid ABC transporter substrate-binding protein, translating into MLKKPYLILITLLLTMPLTACGGGGETPDPTTATTSRLDTIKQRGTLICGVNGEVPGFSFVDENGQYSGLDVDICRAIAAALFDDPEKVEYRKLSAQERFPAVQSGEVDVLNRNTTWTISRDTTNGMEFAPTVFYDGQGIMVTTASGVADMEGLAGKSICVLAGTTTEQNLADQMRKRGIEDYNPVTFEDVDALYAAYQEGRCEGVTADRSQLVARRSILPNRNDHAILNVVLSKEPLGPAVKNNDSAWFDAVKWITFSLIQAEELGINSQNIATFETSEDPNVRRFLGLDDKLGEGMGLPNDFAARVVKHVGNYGEVYERNIGEPLGLDRGPNNLWTEGGLLYSPPFR; encoded by the coding sequence ATGTTGAAGAAACCTTATTTAATTTTAATAACACTGTTATTAACCATGCCATTAACCGCTTGTGGAGGGGGTGGTGAAACCCCAGATCCTACCACTGCAACCACCAGTCGTCTCGATACCATTAAACAACGGGGAACCTTGATCTGTGGGGTCAATGGAGAAGTACCAGGGTTCAGTTTTGTGGACGAAAATGGTCAATATTCAGGGTTAGATGTAGATATCTGTCGGGCGATCGCTGCTGCTTTGTTTGATGATCCTGAGAAAGTAGAATACCGCAAACTCAGCGCACAAGAACGCTTCCCGGCCGTACAATCAGGGGAAGTAGATGTTCTTAATCGTAACACTACCTGGACGATTAGTCGGGACACCACTAACGGCATGGAATTTGCCCCAACGGTGTTTTATGATGGTCAAGGGATTATGGTGACAACCGCCAGTGGTGTGGCAGATATGGAAGGACTAGCTGGTAAATCTATCTGTGTCTTAGCGGGAACCACCACAGAGCAGAATTTAGCCGATCAAATGCGAAAAAGAGGCATAGAAGACTATAACCCTGTTACCTTTGAAGACGTAGATGCGCTTTATGCAGCTTATCAAGAGGGACGTTGCGAAGGGGTAACAGCCGATCGCTCTCAATTGGTCGCTCGTCGTTCTATTTTACCCAATCGGAATGATCATGCTATCTTAAATGTAGTCTTATCAAAAGAACCCCTAGGACCGGCAGTAAAAAATAATGATTCTGCTTGGTTTGATGCGGTTAAATGGATTACCTTTTCTTTAATTCAAGCCGAAGAATTGGGCATTAACTCCCAAAATATAGCCACCTTTGAAACCAGTGAAGACCCTAATGTGAGACGCTTTTTAGGATTAGATGATAAATTAGGGGAAGGAATGGGATTACCCAATGATTTTGCTGCTCGTGTTGTTAAACACGTCGGTAATTATGGGGAGGTTTATGAGCGAAATATTGGCGAACCGTTGGGATTAGATCGCGGTCCGAATAACCTATGGACAGAAGGAGGTTTATTATATTCTCCACCGTTTAGATAG